The Symphalangus syndactylus isolate Jambi chromosome 23, NHGRI_mSymSyn1-v2.1_pri, whole genome shotgun sequence genome has a window encoding:
- the LOC134735722 gene encoding LOW QUALITY PROTEIN: butyrophilin subfamily 3 member A1-like (The sequence of the model RefSeq protein was modified relative to this genomic sequence to represent the inferred CDS: inserted 1 base in 1 codon) produces the protein MASFLAFLLLNFHVCLLLLQLLMPHSAQFSVVGPPGPILAMVGEDADLPCHLFPTMSAETMELRWVSSSLRQVVNVYADGKEVEDRQSAPYRGRTSILRDGITAGKAALRIHNVTASDSGKYLCYFQDGDFYEKALVELKVAALGSDLHIDMKGYEDGGIHLECRSTGWYPQPQIQWSNDRGENIPTVEAPVVADGVGLYAVAASVIMRGSSGEGVSCTIRSSLLGLEKTASISIADPFFRSAQSWITALAGTLPVLLLLLGGACYFLWQQQEEKKTLFVKKKREQELREMAWSTVKQEQSTRVKLLEELRWRSIQYMVGGERHSAYNEWKMALFKPADVILDPKTANPILLVSEDQRSVQRAKEPQDLPDNPERFNWHYCVLGCESFMSGRHYWEVEVGDRKEWHIGVCSKNVQRKGWVKMTPENGFWTMGLTDGNKYRTLTEPRTNLKLPKPPRKVGVFLDYETGDISFYNAVDGSHIHTFLDVSFSEPLYPVFRILTLEPTALTICPVPKEESSSNSDRVXDHSLETPVTPGLANKSGEPQAEVTCLCFSLPSSELRASPSTATNHNHKSTGTH, from the exons CTCAGTTTTCTGTGGTTGGACCCCCTGGGCCTATCCTGGCCATGGTAGGTGAAGATGCTGATCTGCCCTGTCACCTGTTCCCGACAATGAGTGCAGAGACCATGGAGCTGAGGTGGGTGAGTTCCAGCCTAAGGCAGGTGGTGAACGTGTATGCAGATGGAAAGGAAGTGGAAGACAGGCAGAGTGCACCGTATCGAGGGAGAACTTCGATTCTACGGGATGGCATCACTGCAGGGAAGGCTGCTCTCCGAATACACAACGTCACAGCCTCTGACAGTGGAAAGTACTTGTGTTATTTCCAAGATGGTGACTTCTATGAAAAAGCCCTGGTGGAGCTGAAGGTTGCAG CACTGGGTTCTGATCTTCACATTGACATGAAGGGTTATGAGGATGGAGGGATCCATCTGGAGTGCAGGTCCACCGGCTGGTACCCCCAACCCCAAATACAGTGGAGCAACGACAGAGGAGAGAACATCCCGACTGTGGAAGCACCTGTGGTTGCAGACGGAGTGGGCCTGTATGCAGTAGCAGCATCTGTGATCATGAGAGGCAGCTCTGGGGAGGGTGTTTCCTGTACCATCAGAAGTTCCCTCCTCGGCCTGGAAAAGACAGCCAGCATTTCCATCGCAG ACCCCTTCTTCAGGAGTGCCCAGAGCTGGATCACCGCCCTGGCAGGGACCCTGCCTGTCTTGCTGCTGCTTCTCGGGGGAGCCTGTTACTTCCTGTGGCAAcagcaggaggaaaaaaagactCTGTTcgtaaagaaaaagagagagcaagagttGAGAGAAATGGCATGGAGCACAGTGAAGCAAGAACAAAGCACAAGAG TGAAGCTCCTGGAGGAACTCA GATGGAGAAGTATCCAGTACATGGTTG GGGGAGAGAGACATTCAGCCTATAATG AATGGAAAATGGCCCTCTTCAAGCCTG CGGATGTGATTCTGGATCCAAAAACAGCAAACCCCATCCTCCTTGTTTCTGAGGACCAGAGGAGTGTGCAGCGTGCCAAGGAGCCCCAGGATCTGCCAGACAACCCTGAGAGATTTAATTGGCATTATTGTGTTCTCGGCTGTGAGAGCTTCATGTCAGGGAGACattactgggaggtggaggtaggggACAGGAAAGAATGGCATATAGGGGTGTGTAGTAAGAATGTGCAGAGAAAAGGTTGGGTCAAAATGACACCCGAGAATGGATTCTGGACTATGGGGCTGACTGATGGGAATAAGTATCGGACTCTAACTGAGCCCAGAACCAACCTGAAACTTCCTAAGCCGCCTAGGAAAGTGGGGGTCTTCCTGGACTATGAGACTGGAGATATCTCATTCTACAATGCTGTGGATGGATCGCATATTCATACTTTCCTGGATGtctccttctctgagcctctatatcctgttttcagaattttgaccttggagcccactgccctgaccATTTGTCCAGTGCCAAAAGAAGAGAGTTCCTCCAATTCTGACCGAG CTGATCATTCCCTAGAGACACCAGTGACCCCGGGCTTAGCTAACAAAAGTGGGGAGCCTCAGGCTGAAGTAACTTGTCTCTGCTTCTCCCTGCCCAGCTCAGAGCTGAGGGCCTCCCCCTCCACAGCAACCAATCACAACCATAAATCTACAGGCACGCACTGA